A genome region from Bos taurus isolate L1 Dominette 01449 registration number 42190680 breed Hereford unplaced genomic scaffold, ARS-UCD2.0 Leftover_ScbfJmS_949, whole genome shotgun sequence includes the following:
- the LOC112445787 gene encoding disintegrin and metalloproteinase domain-containing protein 1a-like isoform X2 has translation MRSNSRRHGGFVSFLKGQRQLIHLTLKTDYFVDNFPVFSYHDGILGQEMPLISRDCHYEGYIEGVPGSFVSVNTCSGLRGLLIKEGKSYGLEPVHSSKRFEHLLYAMAHEARVSCGVTSKDSQVASTSRRPESGKPHSWQVPSDLWSHTKYVEMFVVVNNQRFQMWGSDVNQTVQRVMDIIALANSFTRGINTEVVLAGMEIWTEGDLTEVPVDLQVALRNFNSWRQEKLFHRVKHDVAHMIVGQHPREDTGQAFLSGACSSDFAAAVESFHHEDVLLFAALMVHELGHNLGIRHDHPACMCKDRPFCLMRENITKESGFSNCSSDFFHRFLWEHKGACLFNKPGHKGRLQRASRCGDGIVEGPEQCDCGSNCERHPCCDTRCQLREHAECSDGLCCDKCRLRYQGFMCRAALGECDLPEYCNGSSGECPRDSYKLDGTMCDRIHYCAGGRCKNPDNQCMDIYGSPARSAPEMCYVSMNTRGDRFGNCGTTSSPRLTYLKCADDNIFCGKLICTNVREIPQLKPNHTLIQVAHKDDWCWSMDAYGTADVPDDGDAHTGTLCAPHKVCMNHLCTDYTSLGYNCETTELCNGKGVCNNFRHCHCEDGYAPPDCKDPGEGGSVDSGPPRISIQLSSGGESETPKRRRNEFQGIGNVVFIVPSLLLVLLITAILFISLRTGIESVETPGGISDETTEETSSEVFIMELLPVGIQEGPEGGPPPEERPPMEAPPPAGPPLDAPPPGQPVSQEAAGEGQG, from the exons ATGCGGTCCAACTCAAGAAGACATGgaggttttgtttcctttctcaag GGCCAGAGGCAGCTGATTCACCTGACGCTGAAGACAGACTACTTTGTGGATAACTTCCCGGTCTTCAGCTACCACGATGGCATCCTGGGGCAAGAAATGCCTCTCATCTCGCGGGACTGTCACTACGAAGGCTACATAGAAGGAGTCCCAGGTTCTTTTGTTTCTGTCAACACCTGTTCAGGCCTCAGGGGCCTCCTGATTAAGGAGGGAAAATCCTATGGCCTTGAGCCCGTGCACTCTTCCAAACGGTTTGAACACCTGTTGTACGCCATGGCCCACGAAGCTCGAGTCTCCTGTGGCGTCACGTCCAAAGACAGCCAAGTGGCGTCCACCAGCCGGCGACCAGAGAGCGGCAAGCCTCACAGCTGGCAGGTGCCATCCGACTTGTGGTCACATACCAAGTACGTGGAGATGTTTGTGGTGGTCAACAACCAGCGGTTCCAAATGTGGGGCAGTGACGTCAATCAGACAGTCCAGAGAGTAATGGACATCATCGCTCTGGCCAACAGCTTCACAAGGGGAATAAACACAGAGGTGGTGCTGGCTGGAATGGAGATTTGGACGGAGGGGGACCTCACAGAGGTCCCCGTGGACCTGCAAGTTGCACTCAGGAATTTCAACAGCTGGAGACAAGAGAAGCTCTTCCATCGTGTGAAGCATGATGTTGCCCACATGATCGTGGGACAGCATCCTAGAGAGGATACAGGGCAGGCATTTCTCAGTGGTGCCTGCTCCAGTGATTTTGCGGCAGCCGTGGAATCCTTCCACCACGAGGATGTCCTCCTGTTTGCAGCGCTCATGGTCCATGAGCTCGGACACAACTTGGGTATTCGGCACGACCATCCGGCCTGCATGTGTAAAgaccggcccttctgcctcatgCGTGAAAACATCACTAAAGAAAGTGGCTTCAGCAACTGCAGCTCTGACTTCTTCCACCGGTTCCTCTGGGAACACAAGGGGGCCTGCCTGTTCAACAAGCCTGGGCACAAAGGCCGCTTACAGAGGGCTTCCCGCTGTGGCGATGGCATTGTAGAAGGACCTGAGCAGTGTGACTGTGGTTCTAACTGTGAAAGGCACCCATGCTGTGACACCAGATGTCAGCTGAGAGAGCATGCAGAATGTAGTGATGGACTCTGCTGTGATAAATGTCGCCTGAGATACCAGGGATTCATGTGCCGTGCTGCTCTGGGAGAGTGTGACCTCCCAGAGTATTGTAATGGTTCCTCGGGAGAATGTCCCAGAGACAGCTATAAGCTAGATGGTACCATGTGTGACAGAATTCACTACTGTGCTGGAGGTCGGTGTAAGAACCCTGACAATCAATGCATGGATATATACGGGTCCCCTGCAAGGTCTGCCCCAGAAATGTGTTACGTTTCAATGAACACAAGAGGGGACCGGTTTGGAAACTGTGGTACCACCAGCTCACCGAGGTTAACATATCTGAAGTGTGCAGATGATAACATATTTTGTGGCAAACTTATATGTACAAATGTTAGAGAGATACCACAACTCAAACccaatcatacactgatccaggTCGCTCACAAAGATGACTGGTGCTGGAGCATGGATGCCTATGGCACTGCTGATGTCCCTGATGATGGAGATGCACACACTGGCACTCTCTGTGCCCCACACAAAGTCTGCATGAATCACTTGTGTACTGATTACACCTCACTTGGGTACAACTGTGAGACAACAGAACTGTGTAACGGGAAAGGAGTTTGCAACAATTTTAGGCACTGCCACTGTGAGGATGGCTATGCGCCCCCCGACTGCAAAGATCCAGGAGAAGGTGGTAGTGTAGACAGTGGTCCTCCTAGGATATCAATTCAGCTTTCAAGTggaggtgaaagtgaaactccAAAGAGACGCAGAAATGAGTTTCAAGGTATTGGCAACGTTGTTTTCATAGTCCCTTCACTACTTTTAGTACTTTTGATAACTGCAATACTATTTATTAGCCTCAGGACTGGAATTGAATCAGTAGAGACCCCAGGGGGTATCTCAGATGAGACTACAGAGGAAACCAGTAGTGAGGTATTCATAATGGAGCTCCTCCCAGTGGGGATACAAGAGGGGCCAGAAGGGGGCCCCCCACCAGAGGAGAGACCCCCAATGGAGGCTCCTCCACCAGCAGGACCCCCACTGGATGCCCCACCACCAGGACAGCCAGTATCACAAGAGGCAGCAGGTGAAGGACAAGGATAA
- the LOC112445787 gene encoding disintegrin and metalloproteinase domain-containing protein 1a-like isoform X1, with the protein MSVAASVRDSASVLPSLWKRQLAMSEAIRMLQTWAPHMKGLRLALVPGLSCARLGILLFLVLISLPSLYCDLGSPYHSSYEVVIPKSLTVEGREDQVEKLSYVLFMQGQRQLIHLTLKTDYFVDNFPVFSYHDGILGQEMPLISRDCHYEGYIEGVPGSFVSVNTCSGLRGLLIKEGKSYGLEPVHSSKRFEHLLYAMAHEARVSCGVTSKDSQVASTSRRPESGKPHSWQVPSDLWSHTKYVEMFVVVNNQRFQMWGSDVNQTVQRVMDIIALANSFTRGINTEVVLAGMEIWTEGDLTEVPVDLQVALRNFNSWRQEKLFHRVKHDVAHMIVGQHPREDTGQAFLSGACSSDFAAAVESFHHEDVLLFAALMVHELGHNLGIRHDHPACMCKDRPFCLMRENITKESGFSNCSSDFFHRFLWEHKGACLFNKPGHKGRLQRASRCGDGIVEGPEQCDCGSNCERHPCCDTRCQLREHAECSDGLCCDKCRLRYQGFMCRAALGECDLPEYCNGSSGECPRDSYKLDGTMCDRIHYCAGGRCKNPDNQCMDIYGSPARSAPEMCYVSMNTRGDRFGNCGTTSSPRLTYLKCADDNIFCGKLICTNVREIPQLKPNHTLIQVAHKDDWCWSMDAYGTADVPDDGDAHTGTLCAPHKVCMNHLCTDYTSLGYNCETTELCNGKGVCNNFRHCHCEDGYAPPDCKDPGEGGSVDSGPPRISIQLSSGGESETPKRRRNEFQGIGNVVFIVPSLLLVLLITAILFISLRTGIESVETPGGISDETTEETSSEVFIMELLPVGIQEGPEGGPPPEERPPMEAPPPAGPPLDAPPPGQPVSQEAAGEGQG; encoded by the coding sequence ATGTCAGTGGCAGCGTCTGTGAGAGACTCTGCCTCTGTACTGCCTTCTCTATGGAAAAGGCAACTGGCTATGTCTGAGGCTATCAGAATGCTTCAAACTTGGGCTCCTCACATGAAGGGCTTGAGGCTGGCCCTGGTGCCAGGACTTTCATGTGCCAGGTTGGGGATCCTGTTGTTCTTGGTACTGATTTCTCTGCCAAGCCTGTACTGTGACCTGGGCTCACCATATCACTCTTCCTATGAAGTAGTCATTCCCAAGAGTCTGACagtggaaggaagggaagacCAAGTGGAAAAGCTCTCCTATGTGCTATTTATGCAGGGCCAGAGGCAGCTGATTCACCTGACGCTGAAGACAGACTACTTTGTGGATAACTTCCCGGTCTTCAGCTACCACGATGGCATCCTGGGGCAAGAAATGCCTCTCATCTCGCGGGACTGTCACTACGAAGGCTACATAGAAGGAGTCCCAGGTTCTTTTGTTTCTGTCAACACCTGTTCAGGCCTCAGGGGCCTCCTGATTAAGGAGGGAAAATCCTATGGCCTTGAGCCCGTGCACTCTTCCAAACGGTTTGAACACCTGTTGTACGCCATGGCCCACGAAGCTCGAGTCTCCTGTGGCGTCACGTCCAAAGACAGCCAAGTGGCGTCCACCAGCCGGCGACCAGAGAGCGGCAAGCCTCACAGCTGGCAGGTGCCATCCGACTTGTGGTCACATACCAAGTACGTGGAGATGTTTGTGGTGGTCAACAACCAGCGGTTCCAAATGTGGGGCAGTGACGTCAATCAGACAGTCCAGAGAGTAATGGACATCATCGCTCTGGCCAACAGCTTCACAAGGGGAATAAACACAGAGGTGGTGCTGGCTGGAATGGAGATTTGGACGGAGGGGGACCTCACAGAGGTCCCCGTGGACCTGCAAGTTGCACTCAGGAATTTCAACAGCTGGAGACAAGAGAAGCTCTTCCATCGTGTGAAGCATGATGTTGCCCACATGATCGTGGGACAGCATCCTAGAGAGGATACAGGGCAGGCATTTCTCAGTGGTGCCTGCTCCAGTGATTTTGCGGCAGCCGTGGAATCCTTCCACCACGAGGATGTCCTCCTGTTTGCAGCGCTCATGGTCCATGAGCTCGGACACAACTTGGGTATTCGGCACGACCATCCGGCCTGCATGTGTAAAgaccggcccttctgcctcatgCGTGAAAACATCACTAAAGAAAGTGGCTTCAGCAACTGCAGCTCTGACTTCTTCCACCGGTTCCTCTGGGAACACAAGGGGGCCTGCCTGTTCAACAAGCCTGGGCACAAAGGCCGCTTACAGAGGGCTTCCCGCTGTGGCGATGGCATTGTAGAAGGACCTGAGCAGTGTGACTGTGGTTCTAACTGTGAAAGGCACCCATGCTGTGACACCAGATGTCAGCTGAGAGAGCATGCAGAATGTAGTGATGGACTCTGCTGTGATAAATGTCGCCTGAGATACCAGGGATTCATGTGCCGTGCTGCTCTGGGAGAGTGTGACCTCCCAGAGTATTGTAATGGTTCCTCGGGAGAATGTCCCAGAGACAGCTATAAGCTAGATGGTACCATGTGTGACAGAATTCACTACTGTGCTGGAGGTCGGTGTAAGAACCCTGACAATCAATGCATGGATATATACGGGTCCCCTGCAAGGTCTGCCCCAGAAATGTGTTACGTTTCAATGAACACAAGAGGGGACCGGTTTGGAAACTGTGGTACCACCAGCTCACCGAGGTTAACATATCTGAAGTGTGCAGATGATAACATATTTTGTGGCAAACTTATATGTACAAATGTTAGAGAGATACCACAACTCAAACccaatcatacactgatccaggTCGCTCACAAAGATGACTGGTGCTGGAGCATGGATGCCTATGGCACTGCTGATGTCCCTGATGATGGAGATGCACACACTGGCACTCTCTGTGCCCCACACAAAGTCTGCATGAATCACTTGTGTACTGATTACACCTCACTTGGGTACAACTGTGAGACAACAGAACTGTGTAACGGGAAAGGAGTTTGCAACAATTTTAGGCACTGCCACTGTGAGGATGGCTATGCGCCCCCCGACTGCAAAGATCCAGGAGAAGGTGGTAGTGTAGACAGTGGTCCTCCTAGGATATCAATTCAGCTTTCAAGTggaggtgaaagtgaaactccAAAGAGACGCAGAAATGAGTTTCAAGGTATTGGCAACGTTGTTTTCATAGTCCCTTCACTACTTTTAGTACTTTTGATAACTGCAATACTATTTATTAGCCTCAGGACTGGAATTGAATCAGTAGAGACCCCAGGGGGTATCTCAGATGAGACTACAGAGGAAACCAGTAGTGAGGTATTCATAATGGAGCTCCTCCCAGTGGGGATACAAGAGGGGCCAGAAGGGGGCCCCCCACCAGAGGAGAGACCCCCAATGGAGGCTCCTCCACCAGCAGGACCCCCACTGGATGCCCCACCACCAGGACAGCCAGTATCACAAGAGGCAGCAGGTGAAGGACAAGGATAA